One Rhododendron vialii isolate Sample 1 chromosome 2a, ASM3025357v1 genomic region harbors:
- the LOC131318103 gene encoding uncharacterized protein LOC131318103 isoform X2, with protein MSDHSDPSSETLDLDAIRSRITELREIYGSSNDVPEEMTLSDSEELLKDCALQLTSKINQVLSEYSDDGALAVDDLDAYLGQLKEDLNSVEVQNAKISSEIEDLMETYVEDSHRLESELEGLYCSLDSIASQGIEKVKADGRADCPAHGEGELSYAKEDYKFKMLELSHQIEKNKITLKSLQDLDCTLKRYEAVEKIEDALTGLKVMEFEGNRIRLTLRTYIRTSESLLSQHKIEDITEPLERNHELVIEVLEGTLELKSVEIFPNDVYIGELIDATKSFRHFFSTMSMLEMRSPLEWFVRRVQDRIVLCTLRRLLVKFANKSRHSFEYIDRDEIIVAHMVGGVDAFIKMSQGWPVSNNALKLISLKSSSQYSKEISLSFLCKVEELANSLDAQIRQNISSFVDAVEKILMQQTRAELQSDNNSES; from the exons ATGAGCGACCATTCCGATCCCTCTTCAGAAACCCTAGACCTTGACGCCATTCGCag TCGAATTACGGAACTGAGAGAAATCTACGGAAGTTCAAACGACGTCCCAGAAGAAATGACCCTTTCTGATTCGGAGGAACTGCTCAAAGACTGTGCTCTTCAGCTCACG AGCAAAATAAATCAGGTTCTGTCCGAGTATTCCGACGATGGGGCTCTGGCGGTTGATGATTTAG ATGCATATTTGGGACAATTAAAGGAGGATCTTAATTCCGTGGAGGTTCAAAATGCCAAAATATCCAGTGAAATTGAGGATCTTATGGAGACGTATGTAGAAG ATTCTCATCGATTGGAGAGTGAGCTTGAAGGGTTGTACTGTTCATTGGACTCTATTGCTTCCCAA GGTATTGAGAAAGTAAAAGCTGATGGACGTGCTGATTGCCCTGCACATGGGGAGGGGGAATTGTCATATGCAAAGGAAGATTACAAGTTTAAG ATGTTGGAACTTAGTCACCAGATCGAGAAGAACAAAATAACTCTAAAATCGTTGCAGGATCTTGATTGCACTttgaaaag GTATGAAGCCGTAGAAAAGATTGAGGATGCATTGACAGGTCTTAAAGTAATGGAATTCGAGGGAAACCGCATCAGGTTGACATTGAGGACATACATTCGAACTTCAGAAAGCTTATTGTCCCAACACAAAATTGAGGATATTACTGAGCCATTGGAACGCAATCATGAATTGGTTATAGAAGTTTTGGAAGGGACATTGGAGCTAAAGAGTGTGGAG ATTTTCCCAAATGATGTATACATTGGTGAACTGATTGATGCAACAAAATCTTTCAG GCATTTCTTTTCAACTATGTCAATGCTGGAGATGAGGTCTCCATTGGAGTGGTTTGTAAGAAGAGTTCAAGATAGAATTGTTCTCTGCACACTAAGGCGATTGCTGGTGAAGTTTGCAAATAAGTCAAG GCACTCCTTCGAGTATATAGACAGGGATGAGATAATAGTTGCTCATATGGTGGGAGGAGTTGATGCTTTCATTAAGATGTCTCAAGGTTGGCCAGTATCAAACAACGCTCTCAAGCTGATATCACTCAAGAGCTCAAGTCAGTATTCGAAGGAAATTTCATTGAGCTTTCTCTGCAAAGTTGAG GAACTGGCAAACTCGTTGGATGCGCAAATCCGACAAAATATTTCAAGCTTTGTGGATGCTGTTGAAAAAATACTCATGCAGCAAACGCGAGCAGAACTCCAGTCTGATAATAATTCTGAGAGTTGA
- the LOC131318103 gene encoding uncharacterized protein LOC131318103 isoform X1: MSDHSDPSSETLDLDAIRSRITELREIYGSSNDVPEEMTLSDSEELLKDCALQLTSKINQVLSEYSDDGALAVDDLDAYLGQLKEDLNSVEVQNAKISSEIEDLMETYVEDSHRLESELEGLYCSLDSIASQGIEKVKADGRADCPAHGEGELSYAKEDYKFKMLELSHQIEKNKITLKSLQDLDCTLKRYEAVEKIEDALTGLKVMEFEGNRIRLTLRTYIRTSESLLSQHKIEDITEPLERNHELVIEVLEGTLELKSVEIFPNDVYIGELIDATKSFRHFFSTMSMLEMRSPLEWFVRRVQDRIVLCTLRRLLVKFANKSRHSFEYIDRDEIIVAHMVGGVDAFIKMSQGWPVSNNALKLISLKSSSQYSKEISLSFLCKVEMFVFPVFPFSYHYQELANSLDAQIRQNISSFVDAVEKILMQQTRAELQSDNNSES; encoded by the exons ATGAGCGACCATTCCGATCCCTCTTCAGAAACCCTAGACCTTGACGCCATTCGCag TCGAATTACGGAACTGAGAGAAATCTACGGAAGTTCAAACGACGTCCCAGAAGAAATGACCCTTTCTGATTCGGAGGAACTGCTCAAAGACTGTGCTCTTCAGCTCACG AGCAAAATAAATCAGGTTCTGTCCGAGTATTCCGACGATGGGGCTCTGGCGGTTGATGATTTAG ATGCATATTTGGGACAATTAAAGGAGGATCTTAATTCCGTGGAGGTTCAAAATGCCAAAATATCCAGTGAAATTGAGGATCTTATGGAGACGTATGTAGAAG ATTCTCATCGATTGGAGAGTGAGCTTGAAGGGTTGTACTGTTCATTGGACTCTATTGCTTCCCAA GGTATTGAGAAAGTAAAAGCTGATGGACGTGCTGATTGCCCTGCACATGGGGAGGGGGAATTGTCATATGCAAAGGAAGATTACAAGTTTAAG ATGTTGGAACTTAGTCACCAGATCGAGAAGAACAAAATAACTCTAAAATCGTTGCAGGATCTTGATTGCACTttgaaaag GTATGAAGCCGTAGAAAAGATTGAGGATGCATTGACAGGTCTTAAAGTAATGGAATTCGAGGGAAACCGCATCAGGTTGACATTGAGGACATACATTCGAACTTCAGAAAGCTTATTGTCCCAACACAAAATTGAGGATATTACTGAGCCATTGGAACGCAATCATGAATTGGTTATAGAAGTTTTGGAAGGGACATTGGAGCTAAAGAGTGTGGAG ATTTTCCCAAATGATGTATACATTGGTGAACTGATTGATGCAACAAAATCTTTCAG GCATTTCTTTTCAACTATGTCAATGCTGGAGATGAGGTCTCCATTGGAGTGGTTTGTAAGAAGAGTTCAAGATAGAATTGTTCTCTGCACACTAAGGCGATTGCTGGTGAAGTTTGCAAATAAGTCAAG GCACTCCTTCGAGTATATAGACAGGGATGAGATAATAGTTGCTCATATGGTGGGAGGAGTTGATGCTTTCATTAAGATGTCTCAAGGTTGGCCAGTATCAAACAACGCTCTCAAGCTGATATCACTCAAGAGCTCAAGTCAGTATTCGAAGGAAATTTCATTGAGCTTTCTCTGCAAAGTTGAG ATGTTTGTTTTTCCTGTTTTCCCATTTTCCTACCATTACCAGGAACTGGCAAACTCGTTGGATGCGCAAATCCGACAAAATATTTCAAGCTTTGTGGATGCTGTTGAAAAAATACTCATGCAGCAAACGCGAGCAGAACTCCAGTCTGATAATAATTCTGAGAGTTGA
- the LOC131317083 gene encoding probable leucine-rich repeat receptor-like protein kinase At1g35710 produces the protein MASQPKRAPNFQAVHSIIIFVFIIILIPFVSSSDSAVARASPATNTIAKQSEAVALLKWKASLDNQSQSLLSSWNETSHCTWVGIGCNDANKVTNLTLDSIGLKGTLSGLDFPSLPHLVKLDLSDNLIYGSILSQIGSLSRLASLNASINHLSGTIPKDIGMLRSLTTLALYTNNLTGSIPASIGNLRNLTTLILYENSLKGSIPQEVGLLRSLANLELSRNNLTGSIPALIGNLTNLTTLILNENSLNGSIPQEVGLLRSLIALALYTNNLKGSIPASIGNLTNLTMLYLYKNSLSGSIPQELGKLRSLISTQLCRYLAHLVPFYVI, from the coding sequence ATGGCATCCCAACCTAAAAGAGCACCCAATTTCCAAGCAGTTCACTCCATAATCATCTTTGTCTTTATTATCATCCTAATTCCATTTGTCTCTTCATCTGATTCCGCCGTTGCTCGTGCTTCTCCCGCAACTAATACAATTGCAAAACAAAGCGAAGCAGTCGCTCTCTTGAAGTGGAAAGCTAGCCTTGACAATCAAAGCCAATCTCTCCTTTCATCATGGAATGAAACTAGTCATTGCACTTGGGTCGGAATTGGCTGCAACGACGCCAATAAAGTAACCAATTTAACCCTTGACAGTATTGGTTTGAAAGGTACGCTTTCCGGTCTTGACTTCCCTTCATTACCACATCTAGTGAAACTCGATCTGTCCGACAACTTAATATATGGGAGCATTCTCTCTCAGATTGGTAGCCTTTCCAGACTCGCATCTCTTAATGCGTCCATCAATCATCTTTCAGGAACAATTCCGAAAGATATTGGgatgctaagatctctcactaCCCTTGCATTGTACACGAATAACCTCACGGGATCAATCcccgcttcaatagggaacttgagaaacctcacaACATTGATCCTTTATGAGAACTCTCTCAAAGGATCTATCCCACAAGAAGTAGGATTGCTAAGATCTCTCGCTAACCTTGAATTGTCAAGGAACAATCTCACGGGATCAATCCCCGCTTTAATAGGGAACTTGACAAACCTCACAACATTGATCCTTAACGAGAACTCTCTCaatggatctatccctcaagaagtaggattGCTAAGATCTCTCATTGCCCTTGCATTGTACACGAATAACCTCAAGGGATCAATCcccgcttcaatagggaacttgacaaACCTCACAATGTTGTACCTTTAcaagaactctctctctggatctatccctcaagaactAGGAAAGCTAAGATCTCTAATAAGCACCCAATTGTGTAGATACTTGGCGCACCTAGTCCCGTTTTACGTCATTTAA
- the LOC131318103 gene encoding uncharacterized protein LOC131318103 isoform X3 — MPKYPVKLRILWRHSHRLESELEGLYCSLDSIASQGIEKVKADGRADCPAHGEGELSYAKEDYKFKMLELSHQIEKNKITLKSLQDLDCTLKRYEAVEKIEDALTGLKVMEFEGNRIRLTLRTYIRTSESLLSQHKIEDITEPLERNHELVIEVLEGTLELKSVEIFPNDVYIGELIDATKSFRHFFSTMSMLEMRSPLEWFVRRVQDRIVLCTLRRLLVKFANKSRHSFEYIDRDEIIVAHMVGGVDAFIKMSQGWPVSNNALKLISLKSSSQYSKEISLSFLCKVEMFVFPVFPFSYHYQELANSLDAQIRQNISSFVDAVEKILMQQTRAELQSDNNSES, encoded by the exons ATGCCAAAATATCCAGTGAAATTGAGGATCTTATGGAGAC ATTCTCATCGATTGGAGAGTGAGCTTGAAGGGTTGTACTGTTCATTGGACTCTATTGCTTCCCAA GGTATTGAGAAAGTAAAAGCTGATGGACGTGCTGATTGCCCTGCACATGGGGAGGGGGAATTGTCATATGCAAAGGAAGATTACAAGTTTAAG ATGTTGGAACTTAGTCACCAGATCGAGAAGAACAAAATAACTCTAAAATCGTTGCAGGATCTTGATTGCACTttgaaaag GTATGAAGCCGTAGAAAAGATTGAGGATGCATTGACAGGTCTTAAAGTAATGGAATTCGAGGGAAACCGCATCAGGTTGACATTGAGGACATACATTCGAACTTCAGAAAGCTTATTGTCCCAACACAAAATTGAGGATATTACTGAGCCATTGGAACGCAATCATGAATTGGTTATAGAAGTTTTGGAAGGGACATTGGAGCTAAAGAGTGTGGAG ATTTTCCCAAATGATGTATACATTGGTGAACTGATTGATGCAACAAAATCTTTCAG GCATTTCTTTTCAACTATGTCAATGCTGGAGATGAGGTCTCCATTGGAGTGGTTTGTAAGAAGAGTTCAAGATAGAATTGTTCTCTGCACACTAAGGCGATTGCTGGTGAAGTTTGCAAATAAGTCAAG GCACTCCTTCGAGTATATAGACAGGGATGAGATAATAGTTGCTCATATGGTGGGAGGAGTTGATGCTTTCATTAAGATGTCTCAAGGTTGGCCAGTATCAAACAACGCTCTCAAGCTGATATCACTCAAGAGCTCAAGTCAGTATTCGAAGGAAATTTCATTGAGCTTTCTCTGCAAAGTTGAG ATGTTTGTTTTTCCTGTTTTCCCATTTTCCTACCATTACCAGGAACTGGCAAACTCGTTGGATGCGCAAATCCGACAAAATATTTCAAGCTTTGTGGATGCTGTTGAAAAAATACTCATGCAGCAAACGCGAGCAGAACTCCAGTCTGATAATAATTCTGAGAGTTGA